Proteins encoded in a region of the Spiribacter sp. 1M189 genome:
- a CDS encoding DUF5993 family protein codes for MMVLPFLLVAIALGLAFFEKPGAGYVVWGGGVLWTLWLLNVHATDKLNLNF; via the coding sequence ATGATGGTGTTACCCTTCCTGCTCGTCGCGATCGCGCTCGGGCTGGCCTTTTTCGAAAAACCCGGTGCGGGCTATGTCGTCTGGGGCGGAGGCGTTCTCTGGACCCTCTGGCTGCTGAACGTGCACGCCACCGACAAACTCAATCTCAACTTCTAG
- the gap gene encoding type I glyceraldehyde-3-phosphate dehydrogenase, whose translation MAIKVGINGYGRIGRNVLRAIYEAGRSDEIRVVAVNDLGDAETNAHLTRVDTAHGRFPGTVEVRDGNLVVNGDEIKVLAERDPAKLPWGELGVDVVMECTGLFASKEKASAHLQGGAKKVLISAPAGKDVDASVVYGVNHDVLRADDAIVSNASCTTNCLAPMVKPLNDAIGLEQGLMTTIHAYTNDQVLTDVYHKDLRRARSATMSQIPTKTGAAAMVGLVLPELDGRLDGYAMRIPTINVSSVDLSFIASRDTSVDEVNEVVKAAAEGPLKGVLGYSDGPYVSVDFNHDPHSSTFDATLTKVSGRLVKACAWYDNEWGFSNRMLDTALAMMKAK comes from the coding sequence ATGGCGATCAAGGTTGGAATCAACGGCTATGGCCGCATTGGCCGAAACGTGCTGCGCGCGATTTACGAGGCGGGCCGTAGCGACGAGATCCGGGTAGTGGCAGTCAACGACCTCGGCGATGCCGAGACCAACGCCCATCTGACCCGCGTTGATACCGCGCACGGCCGCTTCCCCGGAACGGTCGAGGTGCGCGACGGCAACCTGGTGGTCAACGGCGACGAGATCAAGGTGCTCGCCGAGCGGGATCCGGCCAAGCTCCCCTGGGGAGAACTTGGGGTCGATGTGGTCATGGAGTGCACCGGGCTTTTCGCCAGCAAGGAGAAGGCCTCGGCCCATCTCCAGGGTGGCGCGAAGAAGGTGCTCATCTCCGCGCCGGCCGGCAAGGACGTCGACGCCTCGGTGGTCTACGGCGTCAACCATGACGTGCTGCGTGCCGATGACGCCATCGTCTCCAACGCCTCCTGCACCACGAACTGCCTGGCACCGATGGTCAAGCCGCTCAACGACGCCATTGGCCTCGAGCAGGGTCTGATGACCACGATCCATGCCTACACCAACGACCAGGTGCTCACCGACGTCTACCACAAGGATCTGCGCCGCGCCCGCAGCGCCACCATGTCGCAGATCCCGACCAAGACCGGTGCGGCCGCCATGGTCGGCCTGGTGCTCCCGGAGCTTGATGGACGCCTGGATGGCTACGCCATGCGCATTCCCACCATCAACGTCTCCAGTGTCGATCTGTCCTTCATCGCCTCGCGCGATACCTCGGTGGATGAGGTCAACGAGGTGGTCAAGGCCGCCGCGGAGGGGCCGCTCAAGGGGGTGCTGGGCTATAGCGACGGCCCCTACGTCTCGGTGGACTTCAACCACGACCCGCATTCCTCCACCTTTGACGCGACCCTGACCAAGGTCAGCGGCCGGCTGGTGAAGGCCTGCGCCTGGTACGACAATGAGTGGGGCTTCTCCAACCGCATGCTGGATACGGCCCTGGCCATGATGAAGGCCAAGTAA
- the metK gene encoding methionine adenosyltransferase, with protein sequence MGNQYLFTSESVSEGHPDKVADQISDAVLDAILADDQSARVACETLVKTGMVIVAGEITTSAWIDLEDLVRRTILEIGYDSAEVGFDGATCAVLNAIGKQSPDINQGVDREDPEEQGAGDQGMMFGYACRETDVLMPAPITYAHRLVKRHSDIRRRGVLPWLRPDAKSQVSFVYEDGEPVAVDTIVLSSQHDDTVSQDDIKEAIMEEVIRPVIPEHWISDRTRFFINPTGKFVIGGPVGDCGLTGRKIIVDTYGGMSRHGGGAFSGKDPSKVDRSAAYACRYVAKNIVAAGLAEKCEIQLAYAIGVAEPMSIFVDTFGTGRVSEARLVELVREHFDLRPYGILKMLDLVRPIYRPTASFGHFGREEDGFPWERTDRAEALRSAAGL encoded by the coding sequence ATGGGCAACCAGTATCTGTTCACCTCCGAATCGGTCTCCGAGGGTCATCCGGACAAGGTCGCGGACCAGATCTCCGATGCGGTGCTCGATGCCATCCTCGCTGATGACCAGTCGGCCCGGGTGGCCTGTGAGACCTTGGTCAAGACGGGTATGGTCATCGTCGCCGGCGAGATTACGACCTCGGCCTGGATCGATCTCGAGGACCTGGTCCGCCGGACCATTCTGGAGATCGGCTATGACAGTGCCGAGGTGGGTTTTGATGGCGCCACCTGCGCGGTGCTGAACGCCATCGGCAAGCAGAGCCCGGACATCAACCAGGGAGTTGACCGGGAGGATCCGGAAGAACAGGGCGCGGGCGACCAGGGCATGATGTTCGGTTATGCCTGCCGTGAGACGGATGTGCTTATGCCAGCCCCCATCACCTACGCACACCGGCTGGTCAAGCGCCATAGCGACATCCGCCGTCGCGGCGTACTGCCGTGGCTGCGGCCCGATGCCAAGTCGCAGGTGAGCTTCGTCTACGAGGACGGCGAGCCGGTGGCCGTGGATACGATCGTGCTGTCCAGCCAGCATGACGACACGGTATCCCAGGACGACATCAAGGAAGCGATCATGGAGGAGGTGATCCGGCCGGTGATCCCCGAGCACTGGATCAGCGACCGGACGCGTTTCTTCATCAACCCCACGGGCAAGTTCGTCATTGGCGGGCCGGTGGGTGACTGCGGCCTGACCGGCCGCAAGATCATCGTCGACACCTATGGCGGCATGTCGCGCCATGGTGGCGGCGCCTTCTCGGGCAAGGACCCGTCCAAGGTGGACCGCTCGGCGGCCTATGCCTGTCGTTATGTGGCCAAGAACATTGTCGCCGCCGGCCTTGCCGAGAAGTGCGAGATCCAGCTCGCCTACGCCATCGGCGTGGCCGAGCCGATGTCGATCTTCGTCGACACCTTTGGCACCGGCCGGGTCTCCGAAGCCCGCCTGGTGGAACTGGTCCGCGAGCACTTCGATCTACGTCCCTACGGCATCCTGAAGATGCTGGATCTGGTCCGCCCCATCTATCGGCCGACGGCCAGCTTCGGCCACTTCGGCCGCGAGGAGGACGGCTTCCCCTGGGAGCGGACCGACCGGGCGGAGGCCCTGCGCAGCGCCGCGGGCCTGTAA
- a CDS encoding 16S rRNA (uracil(1498)-N(3))-methyltransferase, which yields MHVTGIPPVGEVMDLPDAVVRHIQARRLRRSDGLVLFDGTGGEYAARLETLEKRRARAFIESFSPREAESPVAVTILQGISKGERMDYSVQKATELGVARLIPVITERCVVRLDADRWAKKQRHWQAVAVAACEQCGRNRIPPVDMPCALEDALTAVEGLAGVIFDTEGDRAAHELDPTPQIATLIGPEGGLAPAEIQRVADLGWQRIRLGPRILRSDTAPVAALAVIQTVIGDLG from the coding sequence CTGCATGTAACAGGCATACCACCGGTCGGGGAGGTCATGGACCTGCCCGATGCGGTGGTTCGACATATCCAGGCCCGTCGTCTGCGCCGCAGCGACGGGCTTGTGCTTTTTGACGGTACCGGCGGCGAATACGCGGCCCGGCTCGAGACGCTCGAGAAGCGCCGGGCCCGGGCCTTTATCGAATCGTTCTCACCCCGCGAGGCCGAGTCCCCGGTGGCCGTGACCATCCTGCAGGGGATCAGCAAGGGCGAACGCATGGACTACTCGGTGCAGAAGGCCACCGAGCTGGGCGTCGCCCGCCTCATCCCGGTCATCACCGAGCGCTGCGTGGTACGGCTCGACGCCGATCGCTGGGCGAAGAAGCAGCGCCACTGGCAGGCCGTGGCGGTGGCCGCCTGTGAGCAGTGCGGCCGCAACCGGATTCCCCCGGTGGACATGCCCTGTGCATTGGAAGATGCGCTGACGGCGGTCGAGGGCCTCGCCGGCGTGATCTTTGATACCGAGGGCGATCGTGCGGCGCATGAGCTTGACCCCACCCCGCAGATCGCCACGTTGATCGGTCCGGAGGGCGGGCTGGCGCCCGCCGAGATCCAGCGCGTCGCCGATCTCGGCTGGCAGCGCATCCGCCTCGGCCCACGCATCCTGCGCAGCGACACCGCTCCGGTGGCGGCGCTTGCGGTCATTCAGACGGTGATCGGGGACCTGGGCTGA
- the ahcY gene encoding adenosylhomocysteinase, producing the protein MNAVVETKLSGSIIADASLAPWGRREIEIAETEMPGLMALREKYADEQPLKGARVAGSIHMTIQTAVLIQTLEALGAECRWASCNIYSTQDHAAAAIAEAGTPVFAFKGESLEEYWEFTHRILEWPNGEPNMILDDGGDATLAVTLGAKAEQDPSILDNPGSDEERALFAAIQRRLKDNPGFYARTQAAIKGVTEETTTGAKRLYEMQQTGELPFPAMNVNDSVTKTKFDNLYGCRESLVDGLKRATDVMIAGKIAVVVGYGDVGKGCAQSLKALGASVWVTEVDPICALQAAMEGYRVVTMEEAADKADIFCSATGNYNVINHDHMAAMKNEAIVCNIGHFDNEIDVAGLRQYEWENIKPQVDHITFPDGKKIILLAQGRLMNLGCATGHPSFVMSASFTNQVLAQMALFNNDGSYGNEVYVLPKHLDEEVARLHLEKIGAHLTTLREEQAKYIGVPVEGPYKPEHYRY; encoded by the coding sequence ATGAACGCTGTCGTTGAAACCAAGCTCTCCGGCTCGATCATTGCCGATGCAAGCCTTGCCCCCTGGGGCCGGCGCGAGATCGAGATCGCCGAGACGGAAATGCCCGGCCTGATGGCCCTGCGCGAGAAGTATGCCGACGAGCAGCCGCTGAAGGGCGCTCGCGTCGCCGGGTCGATCCACATGACCATCCAGACCGCGGTACTCATCCAGACGCTGGAGGCCCTGGGCGCGGAATGCCGCTGGGCAAGCTGCAACATTTACTCCACCCAGGACCATGCGGCGGCGGCCATCGCCGAGGCCGGCACCCCGGTTTTCGCTTTCAAGGGCGAGTCGCTGGAGGAGTACTGGGAATTCACTCATCGTATCCTCGAGTGGCCCAACGGCGAACCCAACATGATCCTCGACGATGGTGGCGATGCCACTCTGGCCGTGACGCTGGGCGCGAAGGCCGAGCAGGATCCCTCCATTCTGGATAATCCTGGCAGTGATGAGGAGCGGGCGCTGTTCGCGGCCATCCAGCGACGGCTCAAGGACAACCCCGGTTTCTACGCCCGCACCCAGGCCGCCATCAAGGGCGTGACCGAGGAGACCACCACCGGTGCAAAGCGTCTGTACGAAATGCAGCAGACCGGAGAGCTGCCCTTCCCGGCGATGAACGTCAATGACTCGGTGACCAAAACCAAATTCGACAACCTCTACGGCTGCCGCGAATCGCTGGTGGACGGCCTGAAGCGCGCCACCGACGTCATGATCGCCGGCAAGATCGCCGTGGTCGTCGGCTATGGCGATGTGGGCAAGGGCTGTGCCCAGAGCCTGAAGGCCCTGGGTGCCAGCGTCTGGGTCACCGAGGTCGACCCCATCTGCGCCCTGCAGGCGGCGATGGAGGGGTACCGCGTGGTCACCATGGAGGAGGCGGCGGACAAGGCCGACATCTTCTGCAGTGCCACCGGCAACTACAACGTCATCAACCATGACCACATGGCGGCCATGAAGAACGAGGCCATCGTCTGCAACATCGGCCATTTCGACAACGAGATCGATGTCGCCGGGCTGCGTCAGTACGAGTGGGAGAACATCAAGCCGCAGGTGGATCACATCACTTTCCCCGACGGCAAAAAGATCATCCTCCTGGCACAGGGCCGGCTGATGAATCTCGGCTGCGCGACCGGCCATCCCAGCTTCGTGATGTCGGCGAGCTTCACCAACCAGGTGCTCGCGCAGATGGCGTTGTTCAACAATGATGGCAGCTACGGCAACGAGGTCTACGTCCTGCCGAAGCATCTGGACGAAGAGGTGGCACGGTTGCATCTGGAGAAGATCGGCGCCCACCTGACCACTCTGCGTGAGGAGCAGGCGAAGTACATCGGCGTTCCGGTGGAAGGCCCGTACAAGCCTGAGCACTATCGCTACTGA
- the tkt gene encoding transketolase, producing MPSRRQLANAIRALAMDAVQQAQSGHPGAPMGMADIAEVLWNDFLRHNPANPHWPNRDRFVLSNGHGSMLIYSLLHLSGYDLTLDTLRNFRQLESGTPGHPEVGDTPGVETTTGPLGQGLANAVGMALAERILAGQFNRPGHMLVDHHTYCFLGDGCLMEGISHEACSLAGTLGLGKLIGIYDDNGISIDGKVRGWFTDDTPARFRAYGWHLVEEVDGHDADAVRAAIEQTRAVTDRPSLICAKTTIGFGAPNVCGTHGVHGAPLGEDEIQASREFLGWEHGPFEIPDDIYEGWDARARGSAAEVEWRETLAAYREAHPELAADFERRMTGDLPAHFAEHARAFIEKAQATGKDDASRKHSQAVLNGFGPYLPELVGGSADLTGSNNTWWSDCTPVSAEDADGNYLFYGVREFGMTAIMNGLALHGGIIPYGGTFLVFSDYARNAVRMAALMGVRSIIVYTHDSIGLGEDGPTHQPIEQLPSLRLIPNLDVWRPCDLTETAVAWQASLERTDGPSALALSRQKLPHQPRQNDEIEAIRRGGYVLREPGAVPEAIVMASGSEVGMAVAAAEALEARGHAVRVVSVPCLERFLAQPKDYREAVLPSAIQARVAVEAATPDSWRALVASESGLVGLRHFGASAPGGTVYEHMGLTTEAVVAALEQQLAN from the coding sequence ATGCCCAGTCGCCGTCAACTCGCCAACGCGATCCGCGCCCTCGCCATGGACGCCGTCCAGCAGGCCCAATCCGGCCATCCCGGCGCGCCCATGGGCATGGCCGATATCGCCGAAGTCCTCTGGAACGACTTCCTTCGACACAACCCCGCCAACCCTCACTGGCCCAACCGTGACCGCTTTGTTCTCTCGAACGGCCATGGCTCCATGCTCATCTACTCGCTGTTGCACCTGAGCGGCTATGACCTGACACTGGATACGCTGCGCAACTTCCGTCAGCTCGAATCGGGCACGCCGGGTCATCCGGAGGTCGGTGACACACCCGGCGTCGAGACCACCACGGGGCCGTTGGGTCAGGGGCTGGCCAACGCGGTGGGCATGGCGCTCGCCGAGCGCATCCTTGCCGGCCAGTTCAACCGCCCCGGCCATATGCTGGTGGACCACCACACCTACTGTTTCCTCGGCGATGGCTGCTTGATGGAGGGCATCTCCCACGAGGCCTGCTCGCTGGCGGGCACCCTGGGTCTCGGCAAGCTCATCGGCATCTACGATGACAACGGCATCTCCATCGACGGCAAGGTGCGGGGCTGGTTCACCGATGACACCCCGGCCCGGTTCCGTGCCTACGGCTGGCATTTGGTGGAGGAGGTCGACGGCCACGATGCCGATGCCGTGCGCGCCGCCATCGAGCAGACCCGGGCCGTGACTGATCGGCCCTCGCTGATCTGCGCGAAAACCACCATCGGATTCGGAGCGCCCAATGTCTGTGGCACGCATGGCGTGCACGGGGCGCCGCTGGGCGAGGACGAGATTCAGGCAAGCCGGGAGTTCCTGGGCTGGGAGCATGGCCCCTTCGAGATTCCCGACGACATCTACGAGGGCTGGGATGCCCGCGCCCGCGGTTCCGCTGCCGAGGTCGAGTGGCGTGAGACGCTGGCGGCCTATCGAGAGGCGCATCCGGAGTTGGCCGCCGATTTCGAGCGGCGCATGACCGGCGACCTGCCGGCGCACTTCGCCGAGCATGCCCGGGCGTTCATCGAAAAGGCCCAGGCGACGGGTAAGGACGATGCAAGCCGCAAGCACTCGCAGGCGGTGCTGAACGGTTTCGGTCCGTACCTGCCGGAGCTGGTCGGCGGATCGGCTGATCTGACCGGTTCCAACAACACCTGGTGGTCCGACTGCACCCCGGTGAGCGCGGAGGATGCCGACGGCAACTATCTCTTCTACGGCGTTCGCGAATTCGGCATGACGGCCATCATGAACGGCCTTGCCCTGCATGGCGGGATCATCCCCTACGGCGGGACCTTCCTGGTGTTCTCGGACTATGCGCGCAATGCCGTGCGCATGGCGGCGCTCATGGGTGTGCGCAGCATTATCGTCTATACCCATGACTCCATTGGCCTGGGCGAGGACGGACCCACGCATCAGCCCATCGAGCAGCTGCCGAGCCTGCGCCTGATCCCCAATCTGGATGTCTGGCGGCCGTGCGATCTCACCGAAACGGCGGTGGCCTGGCAGGCCTCGCTGGAGCGGACCGACGGCCCCAGCGCACTGGCGCTGTCGCGGCAGAAGCTGCCGCATCAGCCGCGTCAGAACGACGAAATCGAGGCCATTCGCCGCGGTGGCTATGTCCTGCGTGAGCCCGGCGCCGTTCCGGAGGCGATCGTCATGGCCAGCGGCTCGGAGGTGGGCATGGCGGTGGCGGCCGCGGAGGCGCTCGAGGCGCGCGGACACGCTGTCCGCGTTGTCTCGGTTCCCTGCCTGGAGCGGTTCCTGGCGCAGCCGAAGGACTACCGCGAGGCCGTGCTGCCCAGCGCTATTCAGGCGCGGGTGGCCGTGGAGGCGGCCACCCCCGACAGCTGGCGGGCCCTGGTGGCCAGTGAATCGGGACTGGTCGGGCTGCGTCACTTCGGCGCCTCGGCACCCGGCGGCACGGTCTATGAGCATATGGGGCTGACCACCGAGGCAGTGGTGGCGGCCCTCGAGCAACAGCTGGCGAACTGA
- the cydB gene encoding cytochrome d ubiquinol oxidase subunit II: METIWQFDLVHFWAAALAFSILMYVLLDGFDLGVGMLFGISGDAGLRDRMLRTIAPVWDGNETWLVVIGTVLFGAFPAVYAIFLSAFYLPVAFLLGALILRGVSMEFRGRSSVRRRWFWNLGFSGGSFAAAFVQGAAVGALVKGIDVESGQYVGGPWDWLSPFAVFCGLGLVAGYALLGASWLVMKTRDDLREWSYHWLLRLLAVSIVFIAISFVWTLLARLNITDRWFQAPMLLIVPTLLLIAGVGGLLWSWRQRLDRLAYPMAALIFFAAFIAFLLSFWPWVLPGDLRFDQAAAPPKSLEFLFYGAGMIVLPIVVLYTVGVYWIFRGKSRPLDE; encoded by the coding sequence TTGGAAACCATCTGGCAATTTGATCTGGTGCATTTCTGGGCGGCCGCCCTGGCCTTTTCGATCCTGATGTATGTGCTGCTGGATGGTTTCGATCTGGGCGTCGGAATGCTTTTCGGCATCAGCGGTGACGCCGGTCTGCGCGACCGGATGCTGCGCACCATCGCACCGGTCTGGGACGGCAATGAGACCTGGCTGGTGGTGATCGGCACCGTGCTGTTCGGTGCCTTCCCGGCGGTCTATGCCATCTTCCTGTCCGCCTTCTACCTGCCTGTCGCCTTTCTCCTCGGCGCGTTGATCCTGCGCGGCGTCTCCATGGAATTCCGCGGCCGCAGCAGCGTCAGGCGGCGCTGGTTCTGGAACCTCGGCTTCAGTGGTGGATCCTTCGCCGCGGCATTCGTGCAGGGCGCCGCCGTTGGCGCGCTGGTCAAGGGCATCGACGTCGAAAGCGGGCAGTACGTCGGTGGCCCCTGGGACTGGCTATCGCCCTTCGCGGTTTTCTGTGGGTTGGGACTGGTGGCCGGCTACGCGCTGCTGGGTGCCAGCTGGCTCGTCATGAAAACCCGCGACGACCTGCGGGAGTGGAGCTACCACTGGCTGTTGCGCCTGCTCGCGGTCAGCATCGTCTTCATCGCGATCAGCTTTGTCTGGACCCTGCTGGCGCGGCTGAACATCACCGATCGCTGGTTTCAGGCGCCGATGCTGCTCATCGTCCCGACGTTATTACTCATTGCGGGCGTGGGAGGGTTACTCTGGAGCTGGCGTCAACGGCTGGACCGGCTCGCCTACCCGATGGCGGCGCTGATCTTCTTCGCGGCGTTCATCGCGTTCCTGCTCAGTTTCTGGCCCTGGGTACTGCCGGGCGATCTGCGCTTCGACCAGGCCGCGGCACCGCCCAAATCCCTCGAGTTCCTGTTCTATGGGGCCGGCATGATCGTCCTGCCGATCGTCGTTCTCTACACCGTCGGGGTATACTGGATCTTTAGAGGCAAATCCCGGCCGCTGGATGAATGA
- a CDS encoding disulfide bond formation protein B, with amino-acid sequence MTDSLAKTLNALGLLAITTVLTFAFADQLVKDDLPCPLCLLQRAGFALAGFGLALNLFQGQRARHFALVILGAATGFMVSVRQIFLHIAPTSPYGSGYGDTFMGLHFYTWAALLFGVIIIGSALMMIFDNGYKADGTDRARNTVRPTGLALFAFGAFSLLVIANAGSTLLECELGLCADNPTAYEMLENS; translated from the coding sequence ATGACGGATTCACTCGCGAAAACGCTCAACGCCCTTGGTCTGCTGGCCATAACGACCGTGCTGACCTTTGCGTTTGCCGACCAGCTCGTCAAGGACGACCTGCCCTGCCCGCTCTGCCTGCTGCAGCGTGCCGGCTTCGCGCTCGCTGGCTTTGGTCTGGCACTGAATCTCTTCCAGGGGCAGCGCGCCCGGCACTTCGCCCTTGTCATTCTGGGTGCGGCGACCGGGTTCATGGTCTCGGTAAGGCAGATCTTTTTGCACATCGCACCGACCTCGCCGTACGGATCGGGCTACGGTGACACGTTCATGGGGCTGCACTTCTACACCTGGGCAGCGCTTTTGTTCGGGGTTATTATCATCGGCTCGGCGCTGATGATGATCTTTGACAACGGCTACAAGGCCGATGGCACGGATCGGGCCCGCAACACGGTGCGGCCGACCGGCCTCGCCCTGTTTGCATTCGGTGCTTTCAGCCTGCTGGTCATCGCCAATGCCGGCTCCACGCTGCTCGAGTGCGAGCTGGGGCTCTGCGCTGATAACCCGACCGCCTACGAGATGCTCGAAAACTCATAG
- a CDS encoding cytochrome ubiquinol oxidase subunit I, producing MLELDPVILSRIQFAFTITFHVIFPSFTIGLAAWLTTLEGLSMATGRPVYRRLFDFWLKIFVVAFVMGVVSGIVMAFQFGTNWSELAARTGPIQGPLLAYESFTAFLLEATFFGVMLFGRHRVPPWFYFVSCLMVAFGTSLSTFWILANNSWMQVPVGYALEGQQFVPTSWSAILTNEVLWVRFPHMLLAAYLTTAFCVAAVGAWYALRRLYAEDSRVMLRMGLGLAALLIPFQLVIGHLNGEYVEKHQPSKFTAIEGRWETEQPARLLLLAWPDEAAERNSFEIGVPVLGSFFDSLTFDSREPGIRTVAADERPPFLIPFYGFRAMVGMGLVMLFISWTGSVLVRRRRMDAGKLPPKWFLWATALSFPSGFIAVVAGWFTAEVGRQPWVVFGALRTADAVTPSLGTATALTSLLIYIGLYSIIFPAGTYYIHRTIQRGPGNETEADESTAVKVHRRVLPLGQ from the coding sequence ATGCTGGAACTTGATCCTGTTATTCTTTCCCGGATTCAGTTTGCCTTTACGATCACGTTCCACGTCATCTTCCCGTCGTTCACGATCGGGCTGGCGGCGTGGTTGACCACGCTCGAAGGCCTCTCGATGGCAACGGGCCGACCGGTATACCGGCGGCTTTTCGATTTCTGGCTCAAGATTTTCGTGGTCGCCTTTGTCATGGGCGTCGTCTCGGGCATCGTCATGGCATTCCAGTTCGGCACCAACTGGAGCGAACTGGCTGCCCGCACCGGCCCCATTCAGGGCCCCCTGCTCGCCTACGAATCCTTCACGGCCTTCCTGCTGGAAGCGACCTTCTTCGGCGTCATGCTGTTCGGACGCCATCGGGTACCGCCTTGGTTCTACTTCGTCTCCTGCCTCATGGTGGCTTTCGGCACGTCGCTGTCGACCTTCTGGATCCTCGCCAATAACAGCTGGATGCAGGTGCCGGTCGGCTATGCGCTGGAGGGCCAGCAGTTCGTCCCCACCAGCTGGAGCGCCATTCTCACCAACGAGGTCCTCTGGGTCCGCTTCCCGCACATGCTGCTCGCGGCCTATCTCACCACGGCCTTCTGTGTCGCGGCGGTGGGTGCCTGGTACGCACTCCGTCGCCTCTACGCGGAGGACAGCCGGGTCATGCTGCGCATGGGGCTGGGACTGGCGGCGCTGCTGATTCCCTTCCAACTGGTGATCGGCCACCTCAACGGCGAATACGTCGAGAAACATCAGCCCAGCAAGTTCACGGCCATCGAAGGCCGCTGGGAGACCGAGCAGCCCGCCCGACTGCTGCTGCTGGCCTGGCCTGATGAGGCCGCCGAGCGCAACAGCTTCGAGATTGGCGTCCCGGTACTCGGCAGCTTCTTTGACAGCCTGACCTTCGATTCCAGAGAACCGGGCATCCGGACCGTGGCCGCGGATGAGCGGCCGCCGTTCCTGATTCCGTTTTACGGGTTCCGGGCCATGGTGGGCATGGGGCTGGTCATGCTGTTCATCTCCTGGACCGGGTCCGTTCTCGTCAGGCGCCGGCGAATGGATGCCGGTAAGCTGCCACCAAAATGGTTCCTCTGGGCCACCGCGCTGAGCTTCCCGAGCGGGTTCATCGCCGTGGTCGCCGGCTGGTTCACCGCCGAGGTAGGGCGCCAGCCGTGGGTGGTGTTCGGAGCGCTGCGAACCGCCGATGCGGTGACGCCGTCGCTGGGGACGGCCACGGCACTGACTTCGCTACTCATCTACATCGGCTTGTACTCGATCATCTTCCCGGCGGGCACCTACTACATTCACCGGACCATCCAGCGGGGGCCCGGTAACGAGACCGAGGCCGACGAATCCACCGCTGTGAAGGTCCATCGGCGGGTCCTCCCGCTCGGGCAATAA
- a CDS encoding MFS transporter: protein MPRLARQPLTVIVIAQLFGTSLWFSINGVWFSLAGELGLAEADLGRLTLSIQAGFILGTLVLATTGLADRFSASRIFATASLVGALMNAGFILAATSPTLAVMLRFLTGLCLAGIYPLGMKMVIAWTPSHAGAALAWLVGMLTLGTATPHLMRGLTLGLPWEGALLGASALALVGGALVLRLGDGPHLPSTAGPIALRGGLEALRMPAFRAAAGGYFGHMWELYAVWMLVPLLVAREIDRMGATTSVIPLLSWLIIGIGLVGCVIGGHLSRRLGSAWVASRALSVSGGLCLGYPLLAAIGTPSLILIALLFIWGLTVIADSPQFSALASASAPSHRVGASLAIMNAIGFGLSIPAIWLTSHFWAIQGPWVVIWLLPGPLLGLSALRHFSAEK, encoded by the coding sequence ATGCCCCGGCTTGCCCGTCAGCCACTCACCGTCATCGTCATTGCCCAGCTGTTCGGCACCTCGCTTTGGTTCAGCATCAACGGTGTCTGGTTCTCGCTTGCCGGCGAGCTGGGACTGGCTGAGGCGGATCTGGGCCGGCTTACGCTGAGCATCCAGGCGGGATTCATTCTGGGTACGCTGGTGCTGGCCACCACGGGGCTTGCCGACCGGTTTTCCGCGAGTCGGATCTTTGCGACGGCGAGTCTCGTCGGTGCGCTCATGAACGCGGGATTCATCCTCGCCGCCACCAGTCCGACGCTGGCTGTTATGCTGCGCTTTCTTACCGGACTCTGCCTTGCCGGCATCTATCCGCTGGGCATGAAGATGGTCATCGCCTGGACGCCGTCGCACGCCGGCGCCGCACTCGCCTGGCTGGTCGGCATGCTGACGCTGGGCACCGCCACGCCGCATCTCATGCGCGGGCTTACGCTGGGGCTGCCTTGGGAAGGGGCACTGCTGGGGGCATCGGCGCTGGCACTGGTTGGCGGGGCGTTGGTATTGCGCCTGGGTGACGGGCCCCATCTGCCATCCACCGCCGGTCCCATCGCTCTGCGCGGCGGTCTCGAGGCCCTGCGCATGCCCGCTTTCCGGGCGGCGGCCGGCGGTTATTTCGGGCATATGTGGGAGCTCTACGCGGTCTGGATGCTGGTGCCGTTGCTGGTGGCCCGCGAGATCGACCGGATGGGGGCGACCACTAGTGTCATCCCCCTCCTTTCCTGGCTGATCATCGGCATCGGGCTGGTGGGCTGCGTCATCGGCGGGCATCTCAGTCGCCGCCTTGGCAGTGCCTGGGTAGCGTCCCGGGCACTCAGCGTCTCCGGCGGCCTGTGCCTTGGCTATCCCCTGCTGGCCGCCATCGGCACACCGTCGCTTATCCTGATCGCCCTGCTGTTCATCTGGGGGCTGACGGTGATCGCCGACTCGCCACAATTCTCGGCGCTGGCCTCGGCGAGCGCCCCCTCCCATCGGGTGGGCGCCTCGCTGGCCATCATGAACGCCATCGGCTTTGGCCTGAGCATCCCGGCCATCTGGCTGACCAGTCATTTCTGGGCGATCCAGGGCCCCTGGGTGGTTATCTGGCTACTACCCGGGCCGTTACTCGGCCTGTCCGCACTTCGTCATTTTTCCGCTGAGAAATGA